A section of the Coleofasciculus sp. FACHB-1120 genome encodes:
- a CDS encoding non-ribosomal peptide synthetase/type I polyketide synthase, whose amino-acid sequence MHPDSDLFSTKYIPPCTPTEEVLSAIWSQVLGVEVGRKQNFFEAGGDSLNATQIIVLTQKALGVLLTLNLFFESPTIAELSSRIEALHQAEPGLSVTTIEPASHSTELLLSFPQQRMWFFEQFVERNATYSMHRLLHLVGDLNVAALEKSLTEIVRRHEILRTTFRSVNGAPIQVIAASLAITVPMVDLQHLLEAEQAAEVQRLANYEAHQPFDLVNGPLLRVTRLQLAEQSHVLLITMHHIIGDGWSWVVFFRELGILYQAFFQGEASPLPELPIQYADFACWQRQWFTGELLETQLIYWKQQLAGAPPLLELPTDRSRPSIQTFRGATESFNLSAQLTQKLKTFSQKSGVTLFMTLLAAFFTLLHRYSGQSDIVIGSPIANRHRSEIEPLIGFFVNTLALRIQGQENPTFADLLAQVRQITLDAHAHQDFPFERLVEVLQPERSASYTPIFQVMFVLQNTPPEKLEFPNLTLTALKPKNNTAKFDLTLSLKETETGISGEWEYSTDLFEAATVHRMIGHLQTLLTGIVANPESPVSKLPLLTESERHQLLVEWNNTQIDYPEDKCIHQVFEAQVERTPDAVAVVFEEQQLSYRELNCRANQLAQYLQTLGVGPEVLVGLCVEPSIEMIVGILGIFKAGGAYVPLDPDYPQERLAYIVSDSQVSVLVTQKKLVDQCSDYQGLTVCLDTDWEEISRPSQLNLTISVHPHNLAYVIHTSGSTGQPKGVLIQHQGLCNQATKALQIELDIQPDSRVLQFFSFGFDGSIWAIVKTLVAGAALVLAKKESLLPGEGLIQLLQDAAITTIMLPPAVLKLLPLEDLPSLRTILVAGEACSIDLVTRWAPGRRFFNAYGPTETTVCATAAELTDGSQPITIGRPIANTQTYVLDAHLQPVPIGVSGELYIGGVGLARGYANRPDLTSERFISNPFNSKQGERIYKTGDLVRYLADGNIEYLGRTDRQLKIRGFRIELDEIQVVLEEHPDVEQCLVIAQEDRPGDKRLVGYIISKLIPERLLYESECVVEIDNDKFLLRTQDISQTGVKLGGTPPAFSPGKPICLRLLLPGASEAIYLQGTVKWCQEQQAGIALHLDPTEQALIDQGIDYLLESQGLWQSLQRTANQNFRDYLQKKLPNYMVPSAFVLMKAFPLTPNGKVDHRALPVPQALPKAPLADDSKPKTELEKILATVWQEILQLDTVGIHDNFFDLGGHSLLLVQVHNKLSKILEQKLSIVDLFQYPTIQSLAKLFSQESGQKIDLASSPSRTQINLLRKRTDETAIAIIGMAGRFPGAKNIDEFWQNLQNGVESISFFSNDELLSLGVNQAMLGQPNYVKASGFVPDSEMFDASFFGFSPREAEVTDPQHRLLLECAWEAIEDAGYDTATYSGKIGVYAGAGMNNYLLKNLAPHIEWADPASSYQITISNEKDFLSTRVAYKLNLKGPAINVQTACSTSLVAVHVACSSLLNGECDMALAGGVSLKLPQEAGYLYQQGMILSPDGHCRAFDAKAQGTVRGNGAGVVVLKRLNNAIASGDRVYAVIKGSAINNDGSLKVGYTAPSVEGQAAVIAAALTTAGIEPEAISYIESHGTGTQLGDPIEIAALTKAFRSQTQKKGFCAIGSVKTNVGHLDTAAGVTGLIKAALALKHKLLPPSLHFEQPNPQIDFANSPFYVNTKLMAWETNDIPRRAGVSSFGIGGTNVHVVLEESPVEAREKAEAPGRKCQLLVLSARTSTALDKATANLAEYLKQHLELNLADVAYTLSKGRKAFNHRRVVVCQDIQDAIASLTTLDSQRVFTNVYESKTRPVAFMFSGQGSQYVHMTRELYEVESTFRQQVNLCCELLKPHLQLDLRDVLYPSEADIEAATEQLKQTAIAQPALFVIEYALATLWMEWGVYPTCAIGHSIGEYVAACLAGVFSLEDALALVAMRGKLMQQMPAGAMLAVPLPEADLQLLLEAPLEVALINGPSNCVVSGAIEAIDTLQNKLTSKGIGYRRLQTSHAFHSQMMEPILKPFTQLMEKVNLQPPQFPYISNVTGTWIAAEQATDPYYWAKHLRSTVRFAEGLQQLFQKPEQILLEIGPGRSLSTLAKQHSHKSTEQIVLTSTRHPQEHQADVEVLLTTLSRLWLAGVEINWSEFYRPQQPSRVSLPTYPFERQRYWIAPPSKLSGLTAKPVEKVLALPKSEITLSTTEEEYFSPQMRKSYVPPRNQTEQKIAEIWQQFFKLRQVGIYDNFFELGGDSLLALQLISKLQDALLIELSPNSLLSQPTIAELAELIEASPSTSGTLKVSSSQQPAIPSCLVEIQKGNSLKPPLFLIHPVGGHVYFYRYLAQDLGTEQPVYGLQAQGIDGKAEPLTEIEAMATQYIEAMRLIQPTGPYYIGGASFGGMVGFEIAQQLHQQQEVVALLAMLDTPGPGQLPDGHKVETDAQILAYFINMLGDDSVSLDDIHQLEPDEQIRKFLTIRNAHQRFSESDLKQFRHLLHIFKVNVRSMLSYIPKVYPGRIVFFRARERDDTLPHHPERAWIDLAFEGIEIHQVHGNHITMNQPPHVSVLAEKLKVYLK is encoded by the coding sequence ATGCATCCTGATTCCGATCTGTTCAGCACAAAATATATCCCGCCATGCACTCCTACTGAAGAAGTATTGTCAGCTATATGGAGCCAGGTTTTAGGGGTAGAAGTCGGCAGAAAACAAAACTTTTTTGAAGCAGGAGGAGATTCTTTAAACGCCACCCAAATCATTGTTCTTACACAGAAAGCTTTGGGTGTGCTGTTGACCCTAAATTTATTTTTTGAATCACCTACAATTGCTGAGTTAAGCTCTCGGATAGAAGCTCTTCACCAAGCTGAACCTGGATTGTCAGTAACCACTATCGAACCAGCATCCCACTCCACAGAATTGCTACTTTCGTTTCCTCAGCAGCGAATGTGGTTTTTTGAGCAATTTGTAGAGAGAAATGCTACTTACAGTATGCATAGACTACTACATTTGGTAGGGGATCTCAACGTAGCCGCTCTAGAGAAAAGTTTGACAGAAATCGTGCGTCGTCATGAAATTCTGCGTACCACTTTCCGCAGCGTCAATGGCGCTCCCATACAAGTCATCGCGGCTAGTTTGGCTATAACTGTTCCAATGGTGGACTTGCAGCATTTACTAGAAGCAGAACAGGCAGCGGAGGTGCAGCGGTTGGCTAACTACGAAGCCCACCAACCTTTCGATCTAGTCAACGGTCCCCTACTGCGCGTTACTCGGCTCCAACTAGCAGAACAATCCCACGTACTGCTAATAACGATGCATCATATTATTGGCGATGGCTGGTCGTGGGTAGTATTTTTCCGGGAGTTGGGTATCTTATATCAGGCATTCTTTCAAGGTGAAGCTTCGCCTTTACCAGAACTCCCCATCCAGTACGCTGACTTTGCCTGCTGGCAGCGACAGTGGTTCACTGGAGAATTGCTAGAAACTCAACTGATTTACTGGAAACAACAGCTAGCGGGGGCACCGCCCTTATTAGAACTACCAACAGATCGATCGCGCCCTAGCATACAGACTTTTCGAGGGGCTACGGAGTCCTTTAACTTGAGTGCCCAGCTAACGCAAAAGCTAAAGACTTTTAGCCAAAAATCAGGGGTGACTCTATTTATGACACTCCTGGCGGCTTTTTTCACTTTATTACACCGCTACAGTGGGCAGTCAGATATTGTTATCGGCTCTCCCATTGCTAACCGCCACCGCAGCGAAATAGAGCCGCTGATTGGCTTCTTTGTAAACACCCTAGCACTGCGAATTCAGGGGCAAGAAAATCCCACTTTCGCGGATTTGCTTGCTCAGGTACGGCAGATTACCCTGGATGCTCACGCTCATCAGGATTTTCCGTTTGAACGGTTAGTAGAGGTATTGCAGCCTGAACGATCTGCTAGCTACACTCCTATCTTCCAGGTAATGTTTGTCCTACAAAACACCCCACCAGAGAAGCTGGAATTCCCAAATCTCACTTTAACTGCTCTAAAACCCAAAAATAACACAGCTAAATTCGATTTAACCCTGTCACTTAAGGAGACTGAGACAGGAATATCCGGGGAGTGGGAATACAGTACCGATCTGTTTGAAGCCGCAACCGTTCACCGAATGATAGGGCATTTACAAACTTTACTAACAGGAATTGTCGCTAACCCAGAATCTCCCGTTTCTAAATTGCCACTACTTACTGAGTCGGAACGGCATCAGCTACTGGTGGAGTGGAATAACACCCAGATAGACTATCCCGAAGACAAGTGTATCCATCAGGTATTTGAAGCCCAAGTGGAGCGAACTCCTGATGCTGTAGCAGTTGTATTTGAAGAACAGCAGCTTAGCTACAGGGAGTTAAATTGTCGTGCCAATCAATTAGCACAGTACCTGCAAACTTTAGGAGTAGGTCCGGAAGTATTGGTGGGCCTATGCGTCGAGCCTTCTATCGAGATGATCGTAGGGATTCTGGGAATTTTTAAAGCTGGTGGGGCTTATGTACCATTAGACCCTGATTATCCCCAAGAACGTCTGGCTTATATAGTGTCAGACTCGCAAGTATCAGTGCTCGTAACTCAGAAAAAATTAGTTGACCAATGTTCCGATTATCAGGGGCTTACAGTTTGCTTGGATACAGATTGGGAAGAAATTTCCCGACCAAGCCAGTTAAATCTAACTATTAGCGTACATCCTCACAATCTAGCTTACGTTATCCATACTTCCGGCTCGACAGGCCAACCAAAAGGCGTGTTAATCCAACACCAAGGGTTGTGTAACCAAGCTACTAAAGCCTTGCAGATAGAACTTGACATACAGCCAGATAGTCGGGTGCTGCAATTCTTTTCCTTTGGCTTCGATGGTTCTATATGGGCGATTGTAAAGACGCTGGTAGCAGGTGCGGCATTAGTTTTAGCAAAAAAAGAATCTTTACTTCCAGGAGAGGGTTTGATTCAACTATTGCAGGATGCCGCTATCACGACTATCATGCTTCCTCCAGCAGTCTTGAAATTATTACCTTTAGAGGATTTGCCTTCGCTACGGACAATTCTTGTTGCGGGGGAAGCTTGCTCTATCGATCTAGTGACTCGATGGGCACCAGGTCGTCGCTTCTTTAACGCTTACGGGCCAACAGAAACAACGGTTTGTGCCACCGCTGCTGAATTAACTGATGGCAGCCAACCCATAACTATTGGTCGTCCAATTGCTAACACCCAAACGTACGTCCTGGATGCCCACTTGCAACCTGTACCTATTGGCGTGTCTGGAGAGTTATATATAGGCGGTGTGGGTTTAGCGCGGGGTTATGCGAATAGACCCGATTTAACTTCTGAAAGGTTTATTAGCAATCCTTTTAACAGCAAACAGGGAGAGCGGATCTACAAAACCGGAGACTTAGTCCGCTACCTTGCAGACGGGAACATTGAGTATCTTGGTCGTACCGATCGCCAATTAAAGATTCGCGGGTTCCGCATTGAACTAGACGAAATCCAGGTTGTTTTAGAAGAACATCCCGATGTTGAGCAATGCTTAGTAATAGCACAAGAAGACCGACCGGGCGACAAGCGTTTGGTAGGGTATATTATCTCCAAGCTTATCCCCGAACGCCTTCTTTACGAGAGCGAGTGCGTGGTAGAAATTGACAACGATAAATTCCTACTTCGGACTCAGGATATCTCCCAGACCGGCGTTAAGCTAGGGGGAACCCCTCCCGCATTTAGCCCAGGCAAGCCTATTTGTCTGCGCCTGCTTTTACCTGGAGCTTCGGAAGCTATTTATCTACAAGGAACGGTGAAGTGGTGCCAAGAGCAACAAGCTGGGATTGCCTTACATCTTGACCCTACAGAACAAGCTCTAATCGATCAAGGCATAGATTATCTTCTGGAAAGCCAAGGATTGTGGCAATCTTTGCAGCGGACAGCGAATCAAAACTTCCGGGATTACCTTCAGAAGAAGCTGCCCAACTACATGGTGCCATCTGCTTTCGTGTTAATGAAAGCTTTTCCACTCACACCGAACGGCAAAGTCGATCATCGTGCCCTACCCGTTCCCCAAGCGCTACCCAAAGCCCCGCTCGCCGACGATAGCAAGCCCAAAACCGAACTCGAAAAAATTCTGGCCACGGTTTGGCAAGAGATACTTCAATTAGATACAGTAGGCATTCACGATAATTTCTTCGATCTGGGCGGTCATTCTTTACTGCTAGTTCAGGTTCACAACAAATTATCAAAAATATTGGAACAAAAGCTGTCCATCGTTGACCTGTTCCAATATCCAACCATCCAATCTTTAGCTAAATTATTCAGCCAAGAGTCTGGTCAAAAAATTGATTTAGCCTCCAGCCCTTCACGCACCCAGATAAATCTGCTCCGTAAAAGAACAGATGAGACAGCGATAGCGATTATCGGCATGGCGGGTCGTTTTCCTGGCGCTAAAAACATCGATGAATTTTGGCAAAATCTGCAAAATGGTGTCGAGTCGATTTCCTTCTTCTCTAACGATGAACTGCTCTCTTTGGGAGTGAACCAGGCTATGCTGGGGCAGCCTAATTACGTCAAAGCAAGCGGCTTTGTGCCAGATTCGGAGATGTTTGACGCTTCCTTCTTTGGATTTAGTCCCAGAGAAGCCGAAGTGACAGACCCCCAACACCGCCTGTTGTTAGAGTGCGCGTGGGAAGCTATTGAAGATGCGGGATATGACACGGCTACATACTCCGGGAAAATTGGAGTTTATGCCGGAGCAGGTATGAACAATTATCTGCTTAAGAATCTAGCTCCCCATATCGAGTGGGCCGACCCAGCCTCCTCTTACCAAATAACGATTAGTAATGAGAAAGATTTTCTGTCCACGCGGGTAGCTTACAAACTCAACCTCAAAGGTCCTGCTATCAACGTACAAACGGCCTGTTCAACTTCATTAGTTGCAGTGCATGTAGCCTGCTCTAGTTTGCTCAACGGCGAATGCGACATGGCTTTAGCTGGCGGCGTTTCTCTCAAACTCCCGCAAGAGGCTGGCTATCTGTATCAACAAGGAATGATTTTGTCTCCCGACGGTCATTGCCGCGCTTTTGATGCGAAGGCGCAGGGAACTGTTCGCGGGAATGGCGCGGGCGTTGTGGTTTTGAAACGATTAAACAATGCCATTGCTTCAGGCGATCGCGTTTATGCCGTTATCAAAGGCTCTGCTATCAATAACGATGGTTCCTTAAAAGTTGGCTATACTGCCCCCAGCGTGGAAGGGCAAGCAGCGGTTATCGCCGCCGCACTTACGACAGCAGGAATTGAACCCGAAGCTATCAGTTATATCGAGTCGCACGGCACCGGCACCCAACTCGGTGATCCCATCGAAATTGCGGCACTGACAAAGGCTTTCCGCAGCCAGACTCAGAAAAAGGGTTTTTGCGCGATTGGTTCGGTGAAAACCAATGTCGGACATTTGGATACTGCTGCTGGCGTAACAGGTTTGATTAAAGCTGCCCTCGCGCTGAAACACAAATTGCTACCCCCCAGCTTGCATTTTGAGCAACCCAATCCTCAGATTGATTTCGCTAACAGTCCTTTCTACGTTAATACCAAGCTAATGGCATGGGAAACAAATGACATTCCCCGTCGTGCTGGAGTTAGTTCTTTTGGTATTGGCGGTACCAATGTCCATGTAGTTTTGGAAGAATCGCCAGTAGAGGCCCGCGAGAAAGCAGAGGCACCGGGGAGAAAGTGCCAGTTGTTGGTCTTATCTGCAAGAACCAGTACGGCACTCGATAAAGCCACTGCCAATTTAGCGGAATACTTAAAGCAACATCTTGAACTTAACTTGGCTGATGTCGCTTATACCCTCAGTAAGGGGCGTAAGGCTTTTAATCATCGGCGGGTTGTTGTTTGTCAGGATATTCAAGATGCGATCGCATCTCTAACTACTCTCGACAGCCAACGAGTGTTTACCAACGTTTACGAATCCAAAACTCGTCCTGTCGCCTTCATGTTTTCCGGACAGGGTTCCCAGTATGTGCATATGACGAGGGAACTTTATGAGGTTGAATCCACATTTCGCCAACAAGTCAATCTGTGTTGCGAATTGCTCAAACCTCACTTACAGTTGGACTTGCGCGATGTCCTCTACCCCAGCGAAGCGGATATCGAAGCCGCAACCGAGCAACTGAAACAAACGGCAATTGCACAGCCCGCTCTATTTGTCATTGAGTACGCCCTAGCAACCCTATGGATGGAGTGGGGAGTGTATCCTACTTGTGCGATCGGGCATAGCATTGGTGAATATGTAGCCGCGTGTCTGGCTGGTGTTTTCTCCCTCGAAGACGCATTAGCTCTCGTAGCGATGCGGGGAAAATTGATGCAGCAAATGCCCGCAGGCGCAATGCTTGCCGTTCCACTTCCAGAAGCAGACTTGCAACTCCTCTTGGAAGCGCCTCTAGAAGTGGCTTTAATTAACGGACCGTCTAATTGCGTGGTTTCGGGAGCGATCGAAGCTATAGATACCTTACAAAACAAGTTGACTTCCAAAGGTATCGGGTATCGTCGCTTGCAGACATCCCATGCGTTTCACTCTCAAATGATGGAACCTATCTTAAAGCCCTTCACGCAATTGATGGAAAAGGTTAACCTTCAGCCGCCACAATTTCCCTACATTTCCAATGTCACCGGCACTTGGATTGCAGCCGAACAAGCCACTGACCCCTATTACTGGGCGAAACACTTGCGAAGTACGGTACGTTTTGCTGAAGGGTTGCAACAACTTTTCCAAAAACCCGAACAAATTCTGCTAGAAATAGGACCAGGGCGATCGCTAAGCACATTAGCCAAACAGCATTCGCACAAGTCTACAGAACAGATTGTACTAACTTCAACGCGCCATCCTCAAGAACACCAAGCAGATGTAGAAGTTTTGCTCACCACTTTGAGTCGGCTTTGGCTGGCAGGTGTAGAAATAAATTGGTCGGAATTTTATCGCCCGCAGCAACCTAGCCGCGTTTCCTTACCCACCTATCCCTTTGAACGGCAACGTTACTGGATCGCTCCACCATCTAAGCTTTCAGGATTAACCGCCAAGCCTGTTGAGAAGGTATTGGCTTTGCCCAAGTCTGAAATAACACTATCGACGACCGAAGAGGAATACTTCAGTCCCCAGATGCGAAAAAGTTATGTACCTCCTCGCAATCAGACTGAACAAAAAATTGCTGAAATATGGCAACAATTTTTCAAACTCCGACAAGTGGGAATATACGACAACTTTTTTGAGTTGGGAGGAGACTCTTTACTAGCACTTCAGCTAATTTCCAAGTTACAAGATGCTCTGCTAATTGAACTATCGCCCAATAGTTTATTAAGTCAACCGACTATTGCCGAATTAGCTGAGTTAATTGAAGCAAGTCCTTCCACTTCTGGAACTCTTAAAGTTAGTTCCTCTCAACAGCCAGCTATTCCTTCCTGTCTGGTGGAAATCCAAAAGGGAAATAGCCTAAAGCCCCCTCTATTTTTGATACATCCAGTAGGTGGTCACGTTTATTTCTATCGCTATTTGGCTCAAGATTTAGGAACTGAGCAACCTGTTTATGGATTGCAAGCCCAAGGGATAGATGGAAAAGCCGAACCATTGACTGAGATTGAAGCAATGGCAACTCAATATATTGAAGCAATGCGTTTGATTCAGCCAACAGGGCCTTATTACATAGGTGGTGCTTCTTTTGGAGGGATGGTTGGGTTCGAGATCGCCCAACAACTACACCAGCAACAGGAAGTTGTAGCATTACTAGCTATGCTCGATACACCCGGGCCTGGTCAATTACCAGATGGGCATAAAGTAGAGACAGATGCCCAAATCCTTGCTTATTTTATCAATATGCTGGGAGATGATTCAGTTTCCTTGGATGACATTCATCAACTCGAACCAGACGAACAGATAAGGAAGTTCTTAACAATAAGAAACGCTCATCAACGGTTTTCGGAGTCTGACCTAAAGCAGTTTCGCCATTTGCTCCATATCTTTAAAGTTAACGTTCGCTCCATGCTTAGCTATATCCCTAAAGTTTATCCAGGTCGAATTGTTTTCTTCCGCGCTCGCGAACGGGATGATACTCTTCCTCATCACCCAGAACGAGCTTGGATAGATTTGGCGTTTGAAGGGATAGAAATTCACCAAGTTCATGGTAATCACATCACCATGAATCAACCACCTCATGTGTCAGTTCTTGCTGAAAAGTTGAAAGTCTATCTGAAGTAG